TGACGGTCGACATCGACAACTTGTTGCCGCGCATCCCCGCGCAACCGGGGGTCTACTTGATGAAGGACGCGCGCGGCAAGGTCGTGTACGTCGGCAAGGCCAAGAATCTGCGCGCGCGCGTCCGCCAGTATTTTCGCCGCGGCGACACGCGCTTCTTCGTGACCGCCGGGTTGTTGGCACGCGCCGTCGCCGACATCGAGACGGTCGTCGTCGACAACGAAAAAGAGGCGCTGCTGCTCGAAAACCACCTGATCAAGCGCCACCAGCCGCGCTTCAACGTCAAGCTGCGCGACGACAGCAACTACCTGGTGCTGCGCATCGATCCGCGCGCCGACTACCCCCGCGTCGAGGTCGTCCGCACGATCGCAGACGACGGCGCGCGCTACTTCGGGCCGTACCACTCGGCGACGTCGGCGCGCGAGACGCTGCGGTTCGTCAACAAGCACTTTCAGTTGCGCACGTGCACCGACCACGTCATGCGCACCCGCGGCCGCGTGTGTTTGCAATACCAGATCAAGCGGTGCCCGGGGCCGTGCGTGTACCCGGTCGATCCGGCCGCGTACGCCGACCAGGTCGATAGCGTCATGCTGTTTCTGGCCGGCAAGAAGCGCGAACTCGTGCCGCGGTTGCGACAGCGGATGCGCCGGTGCGCCGACGCCGAGCAGTTCGAGGCGGCGGCGCGCCTGCGCGACGCGATCGCCGCGCTCGAGGCCAGCTTGGCCAAGCAGGACGTCGTGCAGCGCACGTTCGTCGACCAGGACGTGTTCGGCATGCAGCGCGACGGCCCGACGGTGGAGGTCGCCGTGTTGTTCGTGCGCCAGGGCAAGCTGATCGGGCGCCGCACGTTCGTCGCGCGGGATCAGGAACTGCCCGACGACGACGTGGTCGGCGCATTCGCGCAGCAATACTACGGGCTCGGCGGCGTCGTGGTGCCGGACGAGGTCGTCGTGCCGATGCGGTTCGAAGGCATGGACGCGCTGGGCGACTGGCTGTCGGAGCGGCGCGGCAAGAAAGTGCGCGTGATCGCGCCGGCCCGCGGCCAGAAGCGGCAGTTGGTTGCGCTTGCCACCAAGAACGCGGCCGCATCGCTGGCATCGCGCAGCCGCAGCGACGAGGACGCGCTCGCCGCACTCGACAAGCTGCAGCGCCGGCTCGGGCTGCGCGCCCTGCCGCGGCGGATCGAGTGCTTCGACGTCGCCCACATCGCCGGCACCGCGCCGGTCGCGTCGCGGGTGACGTTCTGCGACGGCGTGCCGGACCGCGCCGGCTATCGCAGGTTTCGCGTCAAGACCGCGGGCAACGACGACTTCGCCGCGATGTACGAGGTGCTCACCCGGCGGTTTCGCCGGCTGCTCGGCGACGACGACCGGTGGGCCGCGCCCGATTTGCTCGTCGTCGACGGCGGCAAGGGCCAGCTCAACATGGCGTTCGCCGCACTCGAAGACCTCGGGATCCCGGCGACGTTCGACATTGTCGGGCTCGCCAAGGAGCGCGACGACGACCGGCCCGAACGCGTGTACGTGCGGGGCGCCAAGGAGCCGATCCGCCTGCGGCCCAACAGCGCCGAGTGTCACCTGCTCGCGCGCATCCGCGACGAGGCACACCGGTTCGCCAACACGTACCACCGCGGCCGCCGGCGCAAGGCGAGCCTGCGGTCGCGCCTCGACGACATTCCGGGCATCGGGCCGAAGCGGCGCGCGGCGCTGT
The nucleotide sequence above comes from Deltaproteobacteria bacterium. Encoded proteins:
- the uvrC gene encoding excinuclease ABC subunit UvrC — its product is MTVDIDNLLPRIPAQPGVYLMKDARGKVVYVGKAKNLRARVRQYFRRGDTRFFVTAGLLARAVADIETVVVDNEKEALLLENHLIKRHQPRFNVKLRDDSNYLVLRIDPRADYPRVEVVRTIADDGARYFGPYHSATSARETLRFVNKHFQLRTCTDHVMRTRGRVCLQYQIKRCPGPCVYPVDPAAYADQVDSVMLFLAGKKRELVPRLRQRMRRCADAEQFEAAARLRDAIAALEASLAKQDVVQRTFVDQDVFGMQRDGPTVEVAVLFVRQGKLIGRRTFVARDQELPDDDVVGAFAQQYYGLGGVVVPDEVVVPMRFEGMDALGDWLSERRGKKVRVIAPARGQKRQLVALATKNAAASLASRSRSDEDALAALDKLQRRLGLRALPRRIECFDVAHIAGTAPVASRVTFCDGVPDRAGYRRFRVKTAGNDDFAAMYEVLTRRFRRLLGDDDRWAAPDLLVVDGGKGQLNMAFAALEDLGIPATFDIVGLAKERDDDRPERVYVRGAKEPIRLRPNSAECHLLARIRDEAHRFANTYHRGRRRKASLRSRLDDIPGIGPKRRAALLRAFGSVRAIRAASVEELAAVAGMTTAAAAAVRAHFAARDGQP